A region of Culicoides brevitarsis isolate CSIRO-B50_1 chromosome 1, AGI_CSIRO_Cbre_v1, whole genome shotgun sequence DNA encodes the following proteins:
- the LOC134828828 gene encoding N-terminal kinase-like protein isoform X2 — protein MWSFFSRDSSKDFPYELGEPIDGFESKSIFSLHKAKRKGSNEEVSVFVYDIKAGSDTKLEIARALLKRLKTLRHPSILQYLDSLETDKVLYIATEQVEPLSLHIGKLGEGQQKDLYLAYGVFQITRALSFLNNDGNLKHNNVSVWSIFVNNSSDWKLGGLEYATPTDMTPPPIKIIPALEIYDPPEKNEPNRLKQMTKCSTDMWGLGCLVWEAFNGPLRVRSNLKDLENIPKALSTLYMELVSASPQTRPNPADIITRCRKPGGFFKNDLVDSLLFLEEIQIKDKAEKTRFFSNLTAQLDNFPDNVCKNKILPQLITAYEYGDAGSAVLAPLFKLGRLLDEQEYQKKIVPCVVKLFASSDRVTRSRLLQQLELFIAHLQPNVVNDQIFPQIAHGFLDTNPTIREQTIKSIIHLAPKLNYNNLNVEVLRHFARLQSRDDQGGIRTNTTVCLGKIAPHLHPQVRQRVLISAFIRAMRDPFPPARVAGCLALAATQQYFLLVEVANRILPALCPLTADPEKSVRDPAFKTIRGFVGKLEKVSEDPSLRESMEVDVNTATPSLTNSAATWAGWAVTAVTAKFYRSQSDTARPRPPMSGRTLSKPASLEQPSSSSISTTTSSVTSMTSLEHESNETSASASDYGAENWDHENWGDMDTSQDPSSPMAGNSSQISQLNLINNDVRDGWDNEDWGSLEEEPNEEEEEEREMQKTQTNSPAIRPTSISTSNSNNNQVHHNNSHYMNNDSNVQHNDTPTLNSTNSPNNTSWNQFDAWGDGEFEPIDDTQQKTNPKLEEAKRKREEKKLQRQQEFEQRRASRSNPLKLGAKKMGPL, from the exons atgtggtcatttttttcaagagattCCAGCAAAGATTTCCCCTACGAGTTGGGAGAGCCTATCGATGGATTTGAGTCCAAGTCCATATTTTCATTGCACAAGGCCAAACGAAAAGGCTCGAACGAAGAAGTGTCGGTGTTCGTTTATGACATCAAAGCTGGGAGTGATACGAAGCTGGAAATCGCAAGGGCACTCCTAAAACGCCTAAAAACTCTGAGACATCCTTCGATTTTACAATACCTAGATAGCTTGGAAACAGATAAAGTCTTGTATATCGCCACAGAACAAGTGGAACCACTCTCGTTACACATTGGAAAATTGGGAGAGGGCCAGCAAAAGGATCTTTATTTGGCTTATGGAGTATTTCAAATTACG AGGGCActgtcttttttaaataatgatggCAATCTCAAACACAACAACGTATCAGtttggtcaatttttgtgaataactCATCCGACTGGAAGCTTGGTGGATTAGAATATGCAACACCTACTGACATGACCCCTCCACCAATCAAAATTATTCCAGCTCTAGAAATCTATGATCcaccagaaaaaaatgagccAAACAGATTGAAGCAAATGACAAAGTG TTCTACTGACATGTGGGGACTTGGTTGTCTTGTGTGGGAGGCATTTAATGGGCCATTAAGAGTTCGTTCAAATTTGAAAGACTTAGAAAAT aTTCCAAAAGCGTTATCAACATTATACATGGAATTAGTGAGTGCATCACCACAGACAAGACCTAATCCCGCTGATATAATAACGCGATGTAGAAAACCTGgtggatttttcaaaaacgatTTAGTAGACTCACTCTTGTTCCTAGAGGAAATACAAATTAAGGACAAAGCAGAAAAAACTAGATTCTTCAGTAATCTTACAGCCCAATTAGATAACTTTCCAGATAACGTATGCAA aaacaAAATACTTCCTCAATTAATAACGGCTTATGAATACGGTGATGCTGGTTCGGCAGTCTTGGCACCGTTATTCAAGCTTGGACGCTTGCTAGATGAACAGGAATACCAAAAAAAGATTGTGCCATGTGTAGTAAAGCTGTTTGCATCGAGTGATCGAGTTACGCGTTCGCGCTTGTTGCAACAACTGGAGCTATTTATTGCTCATTTGCAGCCCAATGTCGTTAATGATCAGATATTTCCGCAAATTGCACATGGATTCCTGGATACGAATCCAACGATACGGGAACAAACTATCAAATCAATCATACATTTGGCACCAAAACTAAACTACAACAATTTAAATGTGGAAGTTTTGCGTCATTTTGCTCGTCTACAGTCGCGCGATGATCAAGGCGGCATTAGGACAAATACAACAGTGTGCTTGGGTAAAATTGCGCCTCATTTGCATCCACAGGTCAGACAACGGGTTTTAATTTCGGCATTTATTCGTGCAATGCGTGACCCCTTTCCACCGGCACGAGTGGCTGGTTGCTTGGCATTGGCCGCTACAcagcaatattttttgcttgtggAAGTGGCAAATCGAATACTACCAGCGTTGTGTCCTTTAACGGCAGATCCCGAAAAGTCTGTGCGTGATCCGGCATTCAAAACTATCAGGGGATTCGTAGGAAAACTCGAAAAGGTTTCCGAGGATCCAAGTTTGAGGGAGAGTATGGAAGTAGATGTCAATACGGCTACACCATCATTGACGAATTCGGCCGCGACGTGGGCTGGATGGGCCGTAACAGCTGTAACGGCCAAATTTTACCGAAGTCAAAGTGATACTGCTCGACCAAGGCCACCAATGTCGGGCCGGACACTTTCGAAACCGGCTTCCTTGGAACAGCCTTCAAGTTCATCAATTTCCACGACTACGTCATCAGTTACCAGCATGACATCGCTGGAACACGAAAGTAATGAGACATCTGCGTCGGCTAGCGATTACGGTGCCGAAAACTGGGATCACGAAAATTGGGGCGACATGGATACATCGCAAGATCCAAGTAGTCCGATGGCAGGAAATTCATCACAAATAAGCCAACTCAATTTAATCAATAACGACGTCAGAGACGGATGGGATAACGAAGACTGGGGTAGTTTGGAAGAAGAACCT AATgaggaggaagaagaagaacgtgAAATGCAGAAAACGCAAACAAATAGTCCGGCTATAAGACCTACTAGCATATCTACTAGTAATTCAAACAATAATCAAGTTCATCACAACAATTCACACTACATGAATAATGACTCGAATGTGCAACATAATGACACTCCAACCTTAAACAGCACAAATTCGCCCAACAATACGTCATGGAACCAGTTTGACGCGTGGGGTGACGGGGAATTCGAACCGATAGACGATACGCAACAAAAAACGAATCCGAAATTAGAGGAAGCGAAGCGAAAACGAGAGGAGAAAAAACTACAGCGACAACAAGAATTTGAACAGAGACGTGCCTCTAGATCGAATCCATTAAAACTAGGAGCTAAGAAAATGGGACCGCTTTAA
- the LOC134826975 gene encoding SR-related and CTD-associated factor 4 isoform X1: METVRLFNAELQSLYEITPPISKQKMGSITRTAMKSIKFYKHVVQSVEKFIQKCKTEYKIPGLYVIDSIVRQSRHQFGPEKDVFAPRFARNMETTFAHLFKCPPEDKSKIIRVLNLWQKNSVFPPETVQPLFDLANPDHPLHQSQALEAANNSMDQSLQLGPGDELLAGQDKSKPLDQNTIRQLQQFQQMLMRQTSGENSSVKFNKNLLDFDYGEDEEDHGAHSSSPHASNAIPDPKSLTQILSDPNIVKHLQNIQILKQNEMENQKNTKLTEMRLQEEKFEKHLATVLKKLPFANECDLSKQSTNDYSLQSQTTYGMGSSAYNTLQYVQMQAEAGNMPDTDPEVQFVSSNDKDEVINLDANESRSSSPRHDRYRRRRSRSRSRDRSKRDRRRRTLSRSRSRSPRRSRRSREREREHEKERKRKGLPDIKKDHLSVCSTTLWVGHLSKLVQQEELSDTFGKYGDIVSIDMIPPRGCAFIVMHRRQDAYKSMQALKGYKMHNRVITISWAAGKGVKSKEWKDYWDIDLGVSYIPWNKLTKTTNFSELEEGGMFDEETMPSWLKDKLKEQPAKEEGEMAMPPNPLMFGVPPAIDTSQPPPAPALMIPNFPMTPVPRLITPMGIPVPMLNIPPPHMMMSNPASALMPLNPFSAPPPSFNAQLFGNSVPVPITNATDDHMDIEGEEEMSNNSNKPPVKSHDGGYNAGANQKSYNQLQMGGGQRNDDRTRDQQGRRDNSDRHDHRHGNRFNSAEREDSYERDSRRPRGLRNSGGPMRHDRERPLQDRLRDMAGNNGTPGGRYGPRGDNRGNYRNENYQGAMQRNDFNRGDDGYDRRNFGGNRFNNNMPPMRGGRGGNQFGSRMQSNYGPRPGFQRYSMYDEERNNRGPDRRKQWNDDMEERPDRNSPKYEKKQDEEETWDNEAEPRWNENESQTNEDCSASANSSNKNDTNAMNEPQDVPQSEELPQDQQESVVHSDNNVANQMQEENVVMEENVPQDTNASENMDNNQKENTETQEGGTTPLFDE; this comes from the exons ATGGAGACTGTTCGGCTGTTTAACGCAGAG cTGCAAAGCTTGTACGAAATCACACCCCcgatatcaaaacaaaaaatgggcTCCATTACCCGGACAGCGATGAAATCTATAAAATTCTATAAGCATGTAGTGCAAAGTGTCGAAaagttcattcaaaaatgtaaaactgaATACAAAATACCCGGATTGTATGTGATAGACTCGATTGTCCGTCAATCAAGACACCAGTTTGGGCCAGAGAAGGATGTTTTTGCTCCCAGATTTGCCCGAAACATGGAGACTACTTTTGCCCACTTATTCAAGTGTCCGCCAGAAGATAAG agTAAAATCATCAGAGTGCTAAATTTGTGGCAGAAAAATAGTGTTTTTCCACCCGAAACAGTCCAGCCGCTCTTTGATTTGGCAAATCCAGATCATCCGTTGCACCAAAGTCAAGCTTTGGAAGCTGCAAACAACTCCATGGATCAAAGTCTTCAGTTGGGTCCAGGAGACGAATTGTTAGCTGGACAAGACAAGAGCAAGCCATTGGATCAAAATACCATTCGACAATTGCAGCAATTTCAACAAATGCTAATGCGTCAAACATCGGGTGAGAACTCATCGGTGAAATTCAACAAGAATCTTCTCGACTTTGATTATGGGGAGGATGAAGAAGATCATGGTGCCCATAGCTCGTCGCCTCACGCTTCAAACGCCATACCAgat ccTAAAAGCTTAACACAGATTTTATCAGATCCCAATATTGTAAAGCaccttcaaaatattcaaatcttAAAACAGAACGAAatggaaaatcaaaaaaatacaaagctAACTGAAATGAGGTTGCaagaggaaaaatttgaaaaacatttagcCACTGTCTTAAAA AAACTTCCATTTGCTAACGAATGTGATCTAAGCAAACAATCGACAAATGATTATTCTTTGCAGAGTCAGACTACTTACGGAATGGGATCGAGCGCCTATAACACCTTACAATACGTTCAAATGCAAGCAGAGGCAGGGAATATGCCAGATACCGATCCAGAGGTCCAATTTGTGTCAAGCAACGACAAGGATGAAGTTATAAACTTAGATGCCAATGAGTCTAGATCTTCGTCTCCGAGGCATGATAg GTACCGTCGCCGAAGATCACGTTCAAGGTCTAGAGATCGCTCCAAACGCGATCGAAGAAGACGCACTCTCAGTAGAAGTCGTAGTCGTTCACCAAG ACGTAGCAGAAGATCCAGAGAACGTGAACGAGAGCATGAAAAAGAACGCAAACGAAAAGGTTTACCCGACATAAAGAAAGATCATTTGAGCG TTTGCAGTACGACATTATGGGTTGGTCATCTAAGCAAATTAGTTCAACAGGAGGAACTATCTGATACTTTTGGAAAGTATGGCGATATCGTCAGTATTGATATGATTCCACCGAGAGGTTGTGCTTTTATTGTCATGCATCGTCGACAGGATGCATACAAAAGTATGCAAGCTCTCAAGGGTTACAAAATGCATAATCGTGTAATTACAATTTCCTGGGCTGCTGGCAAAGGCGTAAAAAGCAAAGAGTGGAAGGATTACTGGGATATTGATTTgg gagtCAGTTACATACCATGGAATAAATTGACCAAAACCACTAATTTTTCGGAACTCGAAGAAGGTGGTATGTTTGATGAGGAGACTATGCCATCATGGCTTAAGGATAAACTGAAAGAGCAACCTGCAAAAGAAGAGGGAGAAATGGCGATGCCTCCTAATCCTTTAATGTTTGGAGTTCCTCCAGCAATAGACACTAGTCAACCGCCTCCAGCTCCAGCTTTGATGATACCGAATTTCCCGATGACTCCTGTTCCTAG ACTTATAACACCAATGGGAATTCCCGTACCCATGTTGAATATCCCACCTCCTCACATGATGATGTCCAATCCAGCATCCGCTTTAATGCCATTGAATCCATTTTCTGCGCCACCTCCTTCATTCAACGCTCAACTGTTTGGTAACTCAGTTCCAGTTCCAATAACCAATGCCACAGATGATCATATGGATATTGAAGGTGAAGAAGAGATGTCTAACAACAGCAATAAACCTCCCGTGAAATCGCACGATGGTGGTTACAATGCTGGTgcaaatcaaaaatcttatAATCAATTGCAAATGGGAGGTGGTCAAAGAAATGACGATCGAACTCGAGACCAACAAGGTAGAAGAGACAACTCTGATCGACATGATCATCGGCATGGCAACAGATTCAACTCAGCAGAACGTGAGGACTCCTACGAAAGGGACAGCAGACGACCAAGAGGATTGAGAAATTCAGGAGGTCCTATGCGGCATGACCGGGAAAGACCGTTACAGGACCGTTTAAGAGACATGGCTGGCAACAATGGCACTCCAGGTGGTCGTTATGGTCCACGTGGTGATAATCGTGGAAATTATCgcaatgaaaattatcaagGGGCAATGCAAAGAAATG attTCAACCGTGGTGATGATGGCTATGATCGTCGAAATTTCGGAGGTAATAGATTTAACAATAATATGCCTCCTATGCGTGGGGGACGGGGTGGAAATCAATTTGGATCGAGAATGCAGTCCAATTATGGCCCCAGACCAG GGTTTCAACGATATTCAATGTACGACGAGGAACGTAATAATCGAGGTCCAGATAGACGTAAACAGTGGAATGACGATATGGAAGAAAGACCTGATCGAAATTctccaaaatatgaaaagaaacAAGATGAGGAAGAAACTTGGGACAATGAAGCAGAGCCTCGATGGAATGAAAATGAGTCTCAAACTAATGAAGATTGTTCAGCATCCgcaaattcttcaaataaaaatgacactAATGCAATGAACGAACCTCAAGATGTACCTCAGTCAGAGGAGCTGCCTCAAGATCAGCAAGAGTCAGTTGTGCATTCAGATAACAACGTGGCAAACCAGATGCAAGAGGAAAATGTCGTCATGGAGGAAAATGTACCACAAGACACAAATGCCAGTGAAAATATGGACAACAATCAAAAGGAAAACACAGAAACGCAAGAAGGTGGAACAACACCCTTGTTTGACGAGTGA
- the LOC134828828 gene encoding N-terminal kinase-like protein isoform X1 has translation MWSFFSRDSSKDFPYELGEPIDGFESKSIFSLHKAKRKGSNEEVSVFVYDIKAGSDTKLEIARALLKRLKTLRHPSILQYLDSLETDKVLYIATEQVEPLSLHIGKLGEGQQKDLYLAYGVFQITRALSFLNNDGNLKHNNVSVWSIFVNNSSDWKLGGLEYATPTDMTPPPIKIIPALEIYDPPEKNEPNRLKQMTKCSTDMWGLGCLVWEAFNGPLRVRSNLKDLENIPKALSTLYMELVSASPQTRPNPADIITRCRKPGGFFKNDLVDSLLFLEEIQIKDKAEKTRFFSNLTAQLDNFPDNVCKNKILPQLITAYEYGDAGSAVLAPLFKLGRLLDEQEYQKKIVPCVVKLFASSDRVTRSRLLQQLELFIAHLQPNVVNDQIFPQIAHGFLDTNPTIREQTIKSIIHLAPKLNYNNLNVEVLRHFARLQSRDDQGGIRTNTTVCLGKIAPHLHPQVRQRVLISAFIRAMRDPFPPARVAGCLALAATQQYFLLVEVANRILPALCPLTADPEKSVRDPAFKTIRGFVGKLEKVSEDPSLRESMEVDVNTATPSLTNSAATWAGWAVTAVTAKFYRSQSDTARPRPPMSGRTLSKPASLEQPSSSSISTTTSSVTSMTSLEHESNETSASASDYGAENWDHENWGDMDTSQDPSSPMAGNSSQISQLNLINNDVRDGWDNEDWGSLEEEPSVSSNSLQNEEEEEEREMQKTQTNSPAIRPTSISTSNSNNNQVHHNNSHYMNNDSNVQHNDTPTLNSTNSPNNTSWNQFDAWGDGEFEPIDDTQQKTNPKLEEAKRKREEKKLQRQQEFEQRRASRSNPLKLGAKKMGPL, from the exons atgtggtcatttttttcaagagattCCAGCAAAGATTTCCCCTACGAGTTGGGAGAGCCTATCGATGGATTTGAGTCCAAGTCCATATTTTCATTGCACAAGGCCAAACGAAAAGGCTCGAACGAAGAAGTGTCGGTGTTCGTTTATGACATCAAAGCTGGGAGTGATACGAAGCTGGAAATCGCAAGGGCACTCCTAAAACGCCTAAAAACTCTGAGACATCCTTCGATTTTACAATACCTAGATAGCTTGGAAACAGATAAAGTCTTGTATATCGCCACAGAACAAGTGGAACCACTCTCGTTACACATTGGAAAATTGGGAGAGGGCCAGCAAAAGGATCTTTATTTGGCTTATGGAGTATTTCAAATTACG AGGGCActgtcttttttaaataatgatggCAATCTCAAACACAACAACGTATCAGtttggtcaatttttgtgaataactCATCCGACTGGAAGCTTGGTGGATTAGAATATGCAACACCTACTGACATGACCCCTCCACCAATCAAAATTATTCCAGCTCTAGAAATCTATGATCcaccagaaaaaaatgagccAAACAGATTGAAGCAAATGACAAAGTG TTCTACTGACATGTGGGGACTTGGTTGTCTTGTGTGGGAGGCATTTAATGGGCCATTAAGAGTTCGTTCAAATTTGAAAGACTTAGAAAAT aTTCCAAAAGCGTTATCAACATTATACATGGAATTAGTGAGTGCATCACCACAGACAAGACCTAATCCCGCTGATATAATAACGCGATGTAGAAAACCTGgtggatttttcaaaaacgatTTAGTAGACTCACTCTTGTTCCTAGAGGAAATACAAATTAAGGACAAAGCAGAAAAAACTAGATTCTTCAGTAATCTTACAGCCCAATTAGATAACTTTCCAGATAACGTATGCAA aaacaAAATACTTCCTCAATTAATAACGGCTTATGAATACGGTGATGCTGGTTCGGCAGTCTTGGCACCGTTATTCAAGCTTGGACGCTTGCTAGATGAACAGGAATACCAAAAAAAGATTGTGCCATGTGTAGTAAAGCTGTTTGCATCGAGTGATCGAGTTACGCGTTCGCGCTTGTTGCAACAACTGGAGCTATTTATTGCTCATTTGCAGCCCAATGTCGTTAATGATCAGATATTTCCGCAAATTGCACATGGATTCCTGGATACGAATCCAACGATACGGGAACAAACTATCAAATCAATCATACATTTGGCACCAAAACTAAACTACAACAATTTAAATGTGGAAGTTTTGCGTCATTTTGCTCGTCTACAGTCGCGCGATGATCAAGGCGGCATTAGGACAAATACAACAGTGTGCTTGGGTAAAATTGCGCCTCATTTGCATCCACAGGTCAGACAACGGGTTTTAATTTCGGCATTTATTCGTGCAATGCGTGACCCCTTTCCACCGGCACGAGTGGCTGGTTGCTTGGCATTGGCCGCTACAcagcaatattttttgcttgtggAAGTGGCAAATCGAATACTACCAGCGTTGTGTCCTTTAACGGCAGATCCCGAAAAGTCTGTGCGTGATCCGGCATTCAAAACTATCAGGGGATTCGTAGGAAAACTCGAAAAGGTTTCCGAGGATCCAAGTTTGAGGGAGAGTATGGAAGTAGATGTCAATACGGCTACACCATCATTGACGAATTCGGCCGCGACGTGGGCTGGATGGGCCGTAACAGCTGTAACGGCCAAATTTTACCGAAGTCAAAGTGATACTGCTCGACCAAGGCCACCAATGTCGGGCCGGACACTTTCGAAACCGGCTTCCTTGGAACAGCCTTCAAGTTCATCAATTTCCACGACTACGTCATCAGTTACCAGCATGACATCGCTGGAACACGAAAGTAATGAGACATCTGCGTCGGCTAGCGATTACGGTGCCGAAAACTGGGATCACGAAAATTGGGGCGACATGGATACATCGCAAGATCCAAGTAGTCCGATGGCAGGAAATTCATCACAAATAAGCCAACTCAATTTAATCAATAACGACGTCAGAGACGGATGGGATAACGAAGACTGGGGTAGTTTGGAAGAAGAACCT TCTGTTTCCTCAAACTCTTTGCAGAATgaggaggaagaagaagaacgtgAAATGCAGAAAACGCAAACAAATAGTCCGGCTATAAGACCTACTAGCATATCTACTAGTAATTCAAACAATAATCAAGTTCATCACAACAATTCACACTACATGAATAATGACTCGAATGTGCAACATAATGACACTCCAACCTTAAACAGCACAAATTCGCCCAACAATACGTCATGGAACCAGTTTGACGCGTGGGGTGACGGGGAATTCGAACCGATAGACGATACGCAACAAAAAACGAATCCGAAATTAGAGGAAGCGAAGCGAAAACGAGAGGAGAAAAAACTACAGCGACAACAAGAATTTGAACAGAGACGTGCCTCTAGATCGAATCCATTAAAACTAGGAGCTAAGAAAATGGGACCGCTTTAA
- the LOC134826975 gene encoding SR-related and CTD-associated factor 4 isoform X2: METVRLFNAELQSLYEITPPISKQKMGSITRTAMKSIKFYKHVVQSVEKFIQKCKTEYKIPGLYVIDSIVRQSRHQFGPEKDVFAPRFARNMETTFAHLFKCPPEDKSKIIRVLNLWQKNSVFPPETVQPLFDLANPDHPLHQSQALEAANNSMDQSLQLGPGDELLAGQDKSKPLDQNTIRQLQQFQQMLMRQTSGENSSVKFNKNLLDFDYGEDEEDHGAHSSSPHASNAIPDSQTTYGMGSSAYNTLQYVQMQAEAGNMPDTDPEVQFVSSNDKDEVINLDANESRSSSPRHDRYRRRRSRSRSRDRSKRDRRRRTLSRSRSRSPRRSRRSREREREHEKERKRKGLPDIKKDHLSVCSTTLWVGHLSKLVQQEELSDTFGKYGDIVSIDMIPPRGCAFIVMHRRQDAYKSMQALKGYKMHNRVITISWAAGKGVKSKEWKDYWDIDLGVSYIPWNKLTKTTNFSELEEGGMFDEETMPSWLKDKLKEQPAKEEGEMAMPPNPLMFGVPPAIDTSQPPPAPALMIPNFPMTPVPRLITPMGIPVPMLNIPPPHMMMSNPASALMPLNPFSAPPPSFNAQLFGNSVPVPITNATDDHMDIEGEEEMSNNSNKPPVKSHDGGYNAGANQKSYNQLQMGGGQRNDDRTRDQQGRRDNSDRHDHRHGNRFNSAEREDSYERDSRRPRGLRNSGGPMRHDRERPLQDRLRDMAGNNGTPGGRYGPRGDNRGNYRNENYQGAMQRNDFNRGDDGYDRRNFGGNRFNNNMPPMRGGRGGNQFGSRMQSNYGPRPGFQRYSMYDEERNNRGPDRRKQWNDDMEERPDRNSPKYEKKQDEEETWDNEAEPRWNENESQTNEDCSASANSSNKNDTNAMNEPQDVPQSEELPQDQQESVVHSDNNVANQMQEENVVMEENVPQDTNASENMDNNQKENTETQEGGTTPLFDE; encoded by the exons ATGGAGACTGTTCGGCTGTTTAACGCAGAG cTGCAAAGCTTGTACGAAATCACACCCCcgatatcaaaacaaaaaatgggcTCCATTACCCGGACAGCGATGAAATCTATAAAATTCTATAAGCATGTAGTGCAAAGTGTCGAAaagttcattcaaaaatgtaaaactgaATACAAAATACCCGGATTGTATGTGATAGACTCGATTGTCCGTCAATCAAGACACCAGTTTGGGCCAGAGAAGGATGTTTTTGCTCCCAGATTTGCCCGAAACATGGAGACTACTTTTGCCCACTTATTCAAGTGTCCGCCAGAAGATAAG agTAAAATCATCAGAGTGCTAAATTTGTGGCAGAAAAATAGTGTTTTTCCACCCGAAACAGTCCAGCCGCTCTTTGATTTGGCAAATCCAGATCATCCGTTGCACCAAAGTCAAGCTTTGGAAGCTGCAAACAACTCCATGGATCAAAGTCTTCAGTTGGGTCCAGGAGACGAATTGTTAGCTGGACAAGACAAGAGCAAGCCATTGGATCAAAATACCATTCGACAATTGCAGCAATTTCAACAAATGCTAATGCGTCAAACATCGGGTGAGAACTCATCGGTGAAATTCAACAAGAATCTTCTCGACTTTGATTATGGGGAGGATGAAGAAGATCATGGTGCCCATAGCTCGTCGCCTCACGCTTCAAACGCCATACCAgat AGTCAGACTACTTACGGAATGGGATCGAGCGCCTATAACACCTTACAATACGTTCAAATGCAAGCAGAGGCAGGGAATATGCCAGATACCGATCCAGAGGTCCAATTTGTGTCAAGCAACGACAAGGATGAAGTTATAAACTTAGATGCCAATGAGTCTAGATCTTCGTCTCCGAGGCATGATAg GTACCGTCGCCGAAGATCACGTTCAAGGTCTAGAGATCGCTCCAAACGCGATCGAAGAAGACGCACTCTCAGTAGAAGTCGTAGTCGTTCACCAAG ACGTAGCAGAAGATCCAGAGAACGTGAACGAGAGCATGAAAAAGAACGCAAACGAAAAGGTTTACCCGACATAAAGAAAGATCATTTGAGCG TTTGCAGTACGACATTATGGGTTGGTCATCTAAGCAAATTAGTTCAACAGGAGGAACTATCTGATACTTTTGGAAAGTATGGCGATATCGTCAGTATTGATATGATTCCACCGAGAGGTTGTGCTTTTATTGTCATGCATCGTCGACAGGATGCATACAAAAGTATGCAAGCTCTCAAGGGTTACAAAATGCATAATCGTGTAATTACAATTTCCTGGGCTGCTGGCAAAGGCGTAAAAAGCAAAGAGTGGAAGGATTACTGGGATATTGATTTgg gagtCAGTTACATACCATGGAATAAATTGACCAAAACCACTAATTTTTCGGAACTCGAAGAAGGTGGTATGTTTGATGAGGAGACTATGCCATCATGGCTTAAGGATAAACTGAAAGAGCAACCTGCAAAAGAAGAGGGAGAAATGGCGATGCCTCCTAATCCTTTAATGTTTGGAGTTCCTCCAGCAATAGACACTAGTCAACCGCCTCCAGCTCCAGCTTTGATGATACCGAATTTCCCGATGACTCCTGTTCCTAG ACTTATAACACCAATGGGAATTCCCGTACCCATGTTGAATATCCCACCTCCTCACATGATGATGTCCAATCCAGCATCCGCTTTAATGCCATTGAATCCATTTTCTGCGCCACCTCCTTCATTCAACGCTCAACTGTTTGGTAACTCAGTTCCAGTTCCAATAACCAATGCCACAGATGATCATATGGATATTGAAGGTGAAGAAGAGATGTCTAACAACAGCAATAAACCTCCCGTGAAATCGCACGATGGTGGTTACAATGCTGGTgcaaatcaaaaatcttatAATCAATTGCAAATGGGAGGTGGTCAAAGAAATGACGATCGAACTCGAGACCAACAAGGTAGAAGAGACAACTCTGATCGACATGATCATCGGCATGGCAACAGATTCAACTCAGCAGAACGTGAGGACTCCTACGAAAGGGACAGCAGACGACCAAGAGGATTGAGAAATTCAGGAGGTCCTATGCGGCATGACCGGGAAAGACCGTTACAGGACCGTTTAAGAGACATGGCTGGCAACAATGGCACTCCAGGTGGTCGTTATGGTCCACGTGGTGATAATCGTGGAAATTATCgcaatgaaaattatcaagGGGCAATGCAAAGAAATG attTCAACCGTGGTGATGATGGCTATGATCGTCGAAATTTCGGAGGTAATAGATTTAACAATAATATGCCTCCTATGCGTGGGGGACGGGGTGGAAATCAATTTGGATCGAGAATGCAGTCCAATTATGGCCCCAGACCAG GGTTTCAACGATATTCAATGTACGACGAGGAACGTAATAATCGAGGTCCAGATAGACGTAAACAGTGGAATGACGATATGGAAGAAAGACCTGATCGAAATTctccaaaatatgaaaagaaacAAGATGAGGAAGAAACTTGGGACAATGAAGCAGAGCCTCGATGGAATGAAAATGAGTCTCAAACTAATGAAGATTGTTCAGCATCCgcaaattcttcaaataaaaatgacactAATGCAATGAACGAACCTCAAGATGTACCTCAGTCAGAGGAGCTGCCTCAAGATCAGCAAGAGTCAGTTGTGCATTCAGATAACAACGTGGCAAACCAGATGCAAGAGGAAAATGTCGTCATGGAGGAAAATGTACCACAAGACACAAATGCCAGTGAAAATATGGACAACAATCAAAAGGAAAACACAGAAACGCAAGAAGGTGGAACAACACCCTTGTTTGACGAGTGA